A section of the Hevea brasiliensis isolate MT/VB/25A 57/8 chromosome 17, ASM3005281v1, whole genome shotgun sequence genome encodes:
- the LOC131175320 gene encoding protein SODIUM POTASSIUM ROOT DEFECTIVE 3-like, whose protein sequence is MTTKKSSRKMRGFMCQSTAVCRVSDPCSVIVPRRPQRTLQQLLDNSSSTSRMLKKSTNNQAVKYTRLVESPIRFLPPATNRSVLVPSMKKQDINIENNQENRPKPILLPKPASSDQVFQVVVMRVSLHCQGCAGKVKKHLSKMEGATSFSIDEETKRVTVMGHISPVRVLESISKVKPAEFWPS, encoded by the exons ATGACCACCAAGAAATCAAGCAGGAAGATGAGGGGCTTCATGTGCCAATCTACTGCAGTGTGCAGAGTGAGTGATCCTTGCTCAGTTATCGTGCCCAGAAGGCCTCAGAGAACCCTTCAGCAGCTGCTTGATAATTCTTCTTCAACATCAAGAATGTTGAAGAAGAGTACTAATAATCAAGCTGTTAAGTACACTAGACTCGTTGAATCTCCAATAAGGTTTCTTCCGCCAGCTACTAACAGATCAGTTCTTGTTCCTTCCATGAAGAAACAagatattaatattgaaaacaacCAAGAAAATAGACCAAAACCTATCCTGCTGCCGAAGCCAGCTTCATCTGATCAAGTTTTCCAG GTGGTTGTAATGAGAGTTTCTCTTCATTGCCAAGGTTGTGCTGGTAAAGTAAAGAAACATCTATCTAAAATGGAAG GAGCAACATCATTCAGCATAGATGAAGAGACAAAGAGGGTAACAGTGATGGGTCATATATCACCTGTGAGAGTCCTTGAGAGCATTTCAAAGGTGAAACCAGCTGAGTTTTGGCCTTCCTAG
- the LOC110639737 gene encoding F-box/kelch-repeat protein At1g22040 — translation MGAILSVNSLRTVASEVYEVSQSETCKRQRLSLISCEGNARLIPSLPDEISIQILARLPRICYMKMKLVSRAWKAAIVSAELFNVRKELGTTEEWLYILMKVEDERFLWYALDPLSRRWQRLPTMPGVSFEDEPKKGLAALRMWNVVGSSIKIADTVRGWLGKKGTLDPLPFHGSAVGAIDGCLYVLGGLSKASAMRNVWQYNPILNAWSEMNPMSIGRAFCKTGILNNKLYVVGGVTKGRGGLTSLQSAEVFDPRTGVWSEIPSMPFSKAQVLPTAFLTDLLKPIATGMTSYRGRLFVAQSLYCWPFFVDVGGEVYDPELNSWDEMPNGMGEGWPVKQAGTKLSVTVEGELYALEPSSSLDSARIKVYDYQNDTWKVLLGDIPISDTSNSESSYLLAGLLGELHVITKDANNNIIVLQADVQNHLASSSSSSSSFLFDNSFREEAESAAESEIHFWRIIASRNASSADLVSCQTLDL, via the coding sequence ATGGGCGCTATATTGAGTGTAAATAGTTTGAGGACTGTAGCTAGTGAGGTATATGAAGTATCACAGAGTGAAACTTGCAAGAGACAGAGGTTGTCATTGATTTCTTGCGAGGGGAATGCACGATTGATTCCTAGCCTTCCTGATGAGATATCAATTCAGATACTTGCCAGACTTCCTAGGATTTGTTACATGAAAATGAAATTAGTGTCTCGTGCTTGGAAAGCAGCTATTGTAAGTGCTGAACTGTTCAATGTGAGAAAAGAACTTGGAACAACTGAGGAGTGGCTTTATATATTAATGAAAGTTGAAGATGAAAGGTTTTTGTGGTATGCCTTGGATCCATTGTCCCGAAGATGGCAAAGATTGCCAACAATGCCTGGCGTTTCTTTTGAAGATGAGCCCAAGAAGGGTTTGGCTGCACTTAGAATGTGGAATGTAGTGGGCTCAAGTATCAAAATTGCAGACACAGTAAGAGGTTGGCTTGGAAAGAAGGGTACATTGGACCCATTACCCTTTCATGGCAGTGCGGTTGGGGCTATTGATGGCTGCCTCTATGTGTTAGGGGGACTCTCTAAAGCTTCAGCCATGAGAAATGTGTGGCAGTATAATCCTATTCTAAATGCTTGGAGTGAGATGAATCCAATGTCCATTGGTAGAGCTTTTTGTAAGACAGGCATCTTAAACAACAAGCTTTATGTTGTTGGAGGAGTTACTAAAGGCCGTGGTGGACTGACCTCACTTcaatctgcagaagtgtttgaTCCTCGTACTGGTGTCTGGTCCGAAATTCCAAGCATGCCTTTTTCAAAGGCTCAGGTATTGCCTACTGCTTTTCTGACAGATTTGCTCAAGCCCATTGCAACAGGAATGACATCATACAGAGGAAGGTTATTTGTGGCTCAGAGTTTATATTGCTGGCCTTTTTTTGTTGATGTTGGCGGAGAGGTTTATGATCCGGAGTTGAATTCTTGGGATGAAATGCCAAATGGAATGGGTGAAGGTTGGCCAGTAAAGCAGGCAGGAACAAAACTGAGTGTCACTGTTGAAGGTGAACTGTATGCACTTGAACCATCTAGTTCTCTTGATAGTGCTAGAATTAAGGTATATGATTACCAAAATGATACCTGGAAAGTTTTGCTTGGAGATATTCCTATTAGTGACACTAGTAATTCGGAGTCTTCCTATTTGCTTGCTGGTTTACTTGGAGAGCTTCATGTAATCACTAAAGATGCCAACAACAACATTATAGTTCTACAGGCAGATGTACAAAATCATTTAGCTTCCTCTTCCTCATCATCTTCATCATTTTTATTTGATAACTCCTTCCGCGAGGAGGCTGAGTCTGCAGCAGAATCAGAAATACATTTTTGGAGGATCATTGCATCTAGAAATGCTAGTTCTGCTGATCTGGTTAGTTGTCAGACCCTTGATCTGTAG